A segment of the Crassostrea angulata isolate pt1a10 chromosome 10, ASM2561291v2, whole genome shotgun sequence genome:
TCATACGGCATTCACCCGTTTCTACATTTTTGTCCTGGACTGTGAAAtgcacttttttttcattttttcagagaaaaaaacaCTTCGAGCACCGACATGCACTTGGTATTCCTCGAAAGTAACATCACTTAGTCTTTTTGTTGACATGTGTCACCCTTTGAAcgttaatattatattttttgtgataaaaattatgaaacatTGCCTTATGATATTGGTTGCCATATGTCGTATATGAATACGGAAACTGCTTGCTTATTACACAATGAAATCAGACCTTCACTAGTTATAATTTGTCTTCAGTTTAAGTTCAACAACACTACATCAatcaatccccccccccccccccacttttcaTTTCGCGGATTGATAGTTACTCTCTACATCTCCTGAAGTCAAAACGATTCCGAATAACAcaaaacatataatatatagGAATGGAAAacatttattacattcagcAAATTTCACTCTAAAACAAAATGGCATTATATGGAGTTCTTCAAATGAAGTTTGACAGCGTATTATTGTTAAATATCGATTCAGTTCTTTTAAATCAAGTAAGTTTAAGAAGCTGAATGAATCTATCTCAATCCGAAAAACCGTCTGACGCGGTTCGCAAAGCTCAGCCTTTGGCTTGTTTTGACctataaaaagaaagaaaaaaatgctgtTGAATGCACAACCTgaacaaataaacatgtacacgtatagtcaaaaaatattaaagcttCATATCAGTGTGTACTAAACGATATACCTTATTGTTGGATGTCAAAACACTCTCGCGAGTGACGTCAGTTGCACATGTGACCAATGGGGATGAACTTTGATTTCCATTGTCCAATTTGATGTTTCTTTCATGATGTTCCTGGACATTTAACTCATTTTCAGGCTATAAAATTAGAAACACGTatgtttttaaatagataaacatgtaataaaacgACGTTTTATATTGAATATGTGATATTATGAATTAGATATTCATAGATAAACGTAGAGTTAATGAAACAACAATATTAAACTACAGTAGCAATATTCTTAATTctaatgcatttattttttcgttcaaatttcacgttgatTGTTACCTTTGCAGTACATTTGAAAGTGTCAACTCCAAACATAAATAAACACCTGGGAAGGAAGTCTCCATCTTCGACAGGTTTCTCTAACTGGCATGTCTATCAAACAAATCAAGGAATAGCGTGAGTGATATTTTATAATTGTCACAATTCcatgcataaaaaaatattccaaataCTATTATGATAAACCCACTtgtattaaagtaaaaaatattggTTGTAAATTTCCTTGATAAAAACCTCACAAATTATTCATATGATATAAATggtgattttaaattttgttgttcgactacaataaaaaataagatcTATAGCTCTTGCTTAAATAATTAATTCGTGGTCCTTATAACATACCGCAAATTACAAAAATCAACCAGCAACAGTTATTAATGATATCATAGTACTCTATTTTTACGCCAAGAGATCAAGATATTTTCAGATAATGCTAGCTAGAGTCGATTTTTTAGTTCATTAAAACTATTAAGAGCTTAATAAGCAGTCTTGAAGATTTTTAAGGAACCAAGTTCAATCTATCAAACGTCACATGTATTACAATAAGTTTAGTAGCTTACCATCAGGTCCGTGTAACCCAGTCGTCTGATCTGATCCCAAACTTTTCTTTCGTTTATCTTCGTCTACAATAGTTAAAGAAATCGATTTTGTTACACTGagtgaacaaaaaataattgtaagaaAAACTATGTTAATGCACAAGTTAAAgaacaatttatttcattcttCGGCTCACCAACAACTCCTCTTGAATCTCTTTCTTTGCCCGACACTTTTCCTCCTTTTCTTTCACTTTCAtctgtaaaaagtaaaaaagatcAGTGTATATGGTTGAATATAAAGATGCGATCGATTGCAAAAATATTACAGCTGATTCGAACTTCTTTTTTATGAAACGATAGTTTGCCTAATAGAgattcaaaaatattctttttaaaatgacagGTCTTACCAACAGCTCTTTTTGGATCAGCAttaaattgacatggttttctTGGAGCATGATCTGTAAAATGGAAATggcagtaaaatttaaaacaagttgaaaaacattttatcatacatgtattctgaTCTCGTTGTGCGATTTTCAGAAGAATATGGTGTTTTATACTTTACATAATTTCTTGGACGTTCCTTACCGTGATTCTTTTAGCCACATCAGGATTTCTCCGTGCTCTGATTTTCCTCTGTTAAA
Coding sequences within it:
- the LOC128164745 gene encoding uncharacterized protein LOC128164745; translated protein: MTSPVAKYNTTQRSSEKGRSLNICAKMENRRGIVLGNIHVELLKRLSRENPKMARKIMHIILDHHKIKTKLHRELLTAVKQRSVVEQRDGPVDAFFKLRESNENRMKAVRDTMLKEKRDRLLKDVFVQLVRKIRARRNPDVAKRITIMLQENHVNLMLIQKELLMKVKEKEEKCRAKKEIQEELLTKINERKVWDQIRRLGYTDLMTCQLEKPVEDGDFLPRCLFMFGVDTFKCTAKPENELNVQEHHERNIKLDNGNQSSSPLVTCATDVTRESVLTSNNKVKTSQRLSFANRVRRFFGLR